Proteins encoded by one window of Vampirovibrionales bacterium:
- a CDS encoding 4-hydroxythreonine-4-phosphate dehydrogenase PdxA, whose product MTPASVSQPLICLTPGDPTGVGPEIAAKFLATLGDRAFYTAADPASPSIVVVGDIRALNRAASALRLTLPSTAEGVSYEAIHPDKAPGEIAFLALQVAIERIAAEKRLHHPAALVTGPISKANLRAAGREASGHTEILQTLSRRYFETSGETHAEMLFIHDLFRMLLLTRHIPLRGVSDAITFERVAQACGTLCKWLQSSAGIAAPRLALMALNPHGREIDDREDRRAFDPARDWLWQRYGASLSEPLPADALFRDFQPQTPPYDAYIAAYHDQGLIPMKLVAGLSAVNVTLGLPFLRTSVSHGMASDIAGRGEANPASLAAAWRVAQDALTRAVSQADGEGFHGALPSSGQ is encoded by the coding sequence ATGACGCCCGCCTCAGTCTCTCAACCGCTTATCTGTTTGACGCCGGGGGATCCCACCGGCGTGGGGCCTGAAATTGCCGCTAAGTTTCTTGCGACGCTCGGCGATCGCGCCTTCTACACCGCCGCCGATCCCGCCTCGCCTTCTATTGTTGTCGTGGGCGATATTCGTGCGCTGAATCGGGCTGCATCGGCCCTGCGCTTAACGCTGCCCTCTACCGCCGAAGGGGTGTCATACGAGGCCATTCATCCTGATAAAGCGCCCGGAGAAATTGCATTTTTAGCCCTTCAAGTCGCTATAGAACGCATTGCCGCCGAGAAACGTCTCCACCACCCCGCAGCGCTGGTCACTGGCCCCATTTCCAAGGCAAATCTGCGCGCCGCAGGCAGAGAGGCCAGCGGTCATACGGAAATTCTTCAAACTCTTTCACGGCGCTATTTTGAGACCTCTGGCGAAACGCATGCCGAGATGCTGTTTATCCATGATTTGTTTCGCATGCTTTTGCTCACCCGCCACATTCCGCTTCGCGGCGTCAGTGACGCCATCACGTTTGAGCGCGTCGCGCAGGCGTGCGGGACGCTATGCAAATGGCTACAGTCATCGGCAGGGATTGCCGCGCCCCGACTGGCGCTGATGGCGCTGAATCCACATGGCCGCGAGATTGATGATCGCGAAGATCGGCGCGCATTTGATCCGGCGCGCGATTGGCTATGGCAGCGCTACGGCGCGTCCCTCTCTGAACCGCTTCCCGCAGACGCCCTGTTTCGAGATTTCCAGCCTCAGACGCCTCCCTATGACGCCTATATCGCCGCTTATCACGATCAAGGGCTGATTCCGATGAAGCTGGTCGCGGGGCTGTCCGCCGTCAATGTCACTCTGGGCCTGCCCTTTCTAAGGACCTCCGTGAGTCATGGCATGGCAAGCGATATCGCCGGACGCGGCGAAGCCAACCCGGCCAGTCTGGCCGCCGCTTGGCGCGTGGCTCAAGACGCTTTAACGCGCGCCGTCTCGCAGGCGGATGGCGAGGGTTTTCATGGCGCGCTCCCATCGTCCGGGCAATAA